The DNA window GTTTCTCAACACCTTCATGACCGCCGGTCTTGTGACGGTCTGCTGTCTTCTGGTGGGCTACCCGCTGGCCTATCTGATGGCTCATTCCAGCAAGCGAACGGCAGCTCTCATTTTGCTGCTCGTCACAATGAGCTTCTGGACCAGCTTCCTGGTGCGCACCTACGCCTGGATGGTGCTGCTTGGAAACAGCGGTCCCCTGATCTGGTTTCTTCAGACGATCGGTATCACGGACCCGCCGCAGCTCCTGTTCACCCGGTTTTCCTCCACGCTTGCGATGGTGCACATCCTGGCGCCCTACATGATCATGAACATCTATTCGATGATGCAGAAGATCGATCCGTCGCTGATAAAGTCGGCTGAAAGCCTTGGCGCACGGGGTGGATCGCTGTTCCGTCATGTCTATCTGCCGCTGACGGCGCCCGGTATCGCCAACGGTTCCATCCTGGTCTTCGTGATCTGCCTCGGTTTCTACGTGACGCCGGTCCTGCTCGGCAGTCCGCGCGAGCAAATGGCCGCGGGGTTGATCGGTCATCAGATCGAGGAATTCCTGGCTTTCGGCCTCGGGTCCGCCATGGCGATCGTGCTGCTCGTCATCACCCTGGCCATCCTGTTCATCTATCACCGCCGTTTCGGCCTCGACAAACTGTGGGGTTGATATGAACCGCTTCTTCCGATGGTTCGGCATTGCCGTGGTGGTGTTCATCGCAGCACCCCTGGTCATCGTGGTGCCGATGTCCTTTTCCTCCGCGTCGTCCCTGCAGTTTCCGCCTCCCGGCTACTGGCTTGGCTACTACCACGCCTATTTCACCGACATGAGCTGGCTCCGGCCGACGTGGAACAGCATCATCATCGCCAGCGCCAACACCGTTTTGACCATGGCCCTGGTGATCCCGGCGACCTTTGCCCTTGTGCGGCACCGGTTCGTCGGCAAGAGCGTGGCGAACCTGATGATGCTGATGCCGATGGCGGTTCCGCATATCGTCATGGCGGTCGGCTATTACTCCTATTTCGGCGAGTTGGGGCTGGTGCATTCCCATATGGGCGTGATCCTGGCGCATAGCTGCCTGTCCGTGCCGATCGCCTTTCTGGTGCTCTCCGCCAATCTCAAGGGCTTCGACCGGACGCTGGAACGGGCCGCCCTCAGCCTGGGCGCCACCCCGGCGAAGACCTTCATTCACGTCACGCTGCCGATCCTGCGGCCCGGCATCCTGATCAGCGCGCTGTTCGCCTTCATCCAGTCCTTCGACGAAACTGTCGTTGCCATCTTCATCTCGGGCCGAAACGCGGAGACATTGCCGCGCAAGATGTTCGACAGCATCCGGCAGGAAGCCGATCCCGTCATCGCGGTGATCTCGTCGCTCCTGTTCGCGATCGTCATCGCGGCCCTGATCTCCCCCCATCTGGTCGCGCTCCTGCGCCGGCTGTTCAATCGTGCGCCGTCCGCGGCGGACACGGCCTGAAATCGAAATTTTCCGGAGTTGTCATGAGCAGTTACCTTCAGCTTTCAGGCATCAACAAGACGTTCGATCAGTTCGTCGCGCTGGACAGCGTCGACCTGCAGATCGAAAAAGGCGAGTTCGTCACGTTTCTCGGCCCGAGCGGGTCCGGCAAGACCACCACCTTGATGATCATCGCGGGCTTCGAGAAGGCTACGCGCGGGACCGTCGAAATCGGTGGCGCGTCCCTGTCCGGGCTGGCCCCGCATGAGCGCAATATCGGCATCGTGTTCCAGAACTATGCCCTGTTTCCGCACAAGACCGCGGAGGACAATGTCTATTTCCCGCTGCAGATGCGGGGTGTGAAGCGCGCCGAGGGTCTGGCAAAGGCCCGCGAAATGCTCGAGCTTGTCGGCCTGCAGGGGTTCAGCCACCGCTATCCGAAGGAACTTTCCGGCGGTCAGCAGCAGCGTGTCGCCCTTGCCCGTGCGCTTGTCTTTGAACCCTCGCTTCTGCTGCTCGACGAACCGCTCGGCGCGCTCGACAAGAACCTGCGTGAGCAGATGCAGATCGAGATCAAGCGGATCCAGAAGCAGCTTGGCGTCACCACCATCTTCGTCACCCATGACCAGACCGAGGCCATGTCCATGTCCGACCGGATCGTGGTGTTCGAAAAGGGCAAGATCCAGCAGGCGGGCACGCCGCTCGACATCTACCACCGCCCGGAAACGACCTTCGTTGCCGGCTTCATCGGTGAAAGCAATCTGATCCCGGCCCGGATCACCGACGTTTCCGCCGGCACCGCGACCAGCGACGTCCTCGGTGTCTGCGCCTATGCGGCCGACGATCAGGTCGATGTCACCGCCGGCCAGAATGTCACCCTGCTGATCCGGCCCGAGCACATCAAGCTGTCGCGCAAGGCGGTCGAAGGCCGCAAGAATGTCTCCATGGATGTCGAGACGATCGTCAACTACGGCGACAACGCCCTGGTGATCGGCCGGGTCGGTGGCTTTTCCATGCGGGTGAGGGTGCTCGGTGCCGATGTGGTGATCATCAAGGAGGGCGAAGTCTGCAATATCAGCTGGCTGCCCGAATCCGTATTTGTAATCGACCGCTAGATCGGCCTCCCGGAAATACGCTGCCGCACGGCGCGCAAAATCAATCCCGACACCGGCTTCTTACCCCGGAAGGTATAAGGAAAGAGATGGAAGACATCGCGAACATGATCCAGCGTTTCGGGCAAAGCCAGCGGGCGAGTCTTGCCGTGACTTATAACGGAACCGGTTATTTCGCCGTAACTCCGAACGCACCTTATGATCCTGAGCTGTCGACGGCGGAACAGGCCGTTCAGCTCCTCAAAAAGGCGGATGCGCGGTTGGCGGAGATCGGCTCCGGCAAGGACAAGCTGCTGTTCGTCGCGATCATCCTTGCGGATATCGGGGATGTGGCAGATTTCAATGAAGTCTGGGACGAATGGGTGGCTGGTATCGCGCCGCCGTCGCGCGCCTGTTTTCAGAGCCAGCTTGCCAATCCGGCATTGAAAGTCGAAATGATCATGGTCTGCGCCAGCGAGGCCGGTTGAAACCATGCATGAGCGCCGATCGGATGTGACCTTGATTGATCGGCTGCGTCAGTCCGGCGAAGATCTCGGGCTTTTGACCGAAACCGGGGACAAGGCCAGTTACCTCGCGGATGGGACCCGGCGCGAAGGGAGCGAACCGTCAATCGTCATCCGGCCGAAGACAACCGCGAGTGTCTCCTTCGCCCTGAAGACCTGTCATGAATTCCGGCAGCCGGTTGCCCTTCAGGGTGGGCTGACCGGACTGTCCGGCGGAGCCCGTCCTCGGGCGGGCGAAGTTGTCCTGTCCCTCGAACGAATGTCGGCCCTCGAAGCCGTCGATCAGGAGGACGCAAGCGTTATCGCCGAGGCCGGTGTCTCGCTTCAGGCCGTGCAGGAGGCCGCGGACCGGGCAGATCTCATGGTCGGTGTCGATATCGGCGCAAGAGGGAGTGCGACCATCGGTGGCGCGATCTCGACCAATGCCGGCGGAATCCGGGTCTTGCGCTATGGCATGTTCCGCGAACAGGTGACGGGCGTGGAGGTTGTTCTCGCGGATGGCACCATAGTGTCGTCGATGCGCGGCCTTGCAAAGGACAACACCGGTCTTGATCTCCGGCATCTGGTGATCGGAACCGAGGGAACGTACGGGGTGGTTACCAGGGCCAGACTGAGGCTCCATCCGAAGCCTTCATTTTCCAGAAATGCCCTCTGCGCCGTTTCTTCGGCTGATGGTGCCATGGACCTCCTGAAGCATATGCGCGGCGCTCTGGGGCCGACGCTGAGCGCTTTCGAAGGTATCTGGCCGGAGACTTACGAAGGTGCGGCCACGTTTTGCGGGATAAGGCCACTCGAAACTGGCGCCGAGCTGTATGTTCTTCTGGAGATGCAGGGATTTGGGAACGCAAGCAATCCTGAAGCCCTGGAAGACGCGCTGATGAAGGCTTGTGACAAAGGCCTCTGCAGTGACTGTGTCGTTTCCCAGTCCGGGCGCGACTTCGACAATATCTGGGCCGTTCGCGAAGCCTGTCCGGAGTATACCTTTTCGCTCGGCAGGCTCCGGGGCCATGATATCAGCCTGCCTCCGCAGCGGATCCGGAAGTTCGTGGAGGTTGCCAGGAGGGAGATAGCCAGGATCGATCCCGGGGCCACGGTTCATATCTACGGTCACCTTGGCGATGGCAATCTGCATTTCATCCTGAATTCCGGTGTGCCTGATCAGGTGTCACCGGCGATCTACCGGCTGGCAGCGGAATTCGGCGGGACCATCTCCGCGGAGCATGGCGTCGGCTTTGACAAGACTCCTTATTTGCCGCTTGTGCGAAGCGAGAAAGAAATAGATCTGATGCGCCGCGTAAAACAGGTGCTCGATCCGGAGGGGCTGCTCAACCCTGGACGTATATTCAGCTGAATTTACCCGCCGGTCCGTGACTGTCGAATTTCAGCGTAATCGACAATCGGGAAGTCGGTCAGATACCTCGCCGAATTGGGCTACCTGAAATGGACGAAACTGGCGCAGCAGTGCTCTCTGCCTATGTGTCGATGCCATCTTTGGCTTTTAAGAGCATACGCTTCCGCGGCCGTGATTGAGCGTCCGAACTTCTCCTGTGAGGCAACGACATGGCGGAAGACTTTCTGATCGTGCTCGGCTTCAAGCCCGGTCAATTCCGGCGAACTGCTCATCGCGAACCTCAGCTGCACATGAGCCCGTGAGTTTATGCTTTCATTGGCGGACAGGCGGTCGAAAGAGGACAAATTTTCCGACAAGCGCCGGAGGCTTGAAGCGATCGAAAAAAACGCCAATGACGCGATGGCGACCGTCTCGCGCATCGGAGAGGCCGCCTGAAGCCGACCATTCTACCGCAGCCGATCCTCGTCATCGATCAGCTCAAGGCTAGCCGATCCCACTTCGGCCCATTTCCATAGGACTAGGTTCCTGTCGTTCGAACCGGGTCCCTTCGCGAAACTGCGAACGAGCAATCCATTGTACCCGGCCGCAATTAGTTTGCGGGCGAAGTGTTGCGTCCGTGCTTCCCCAGTTGTCCTCATCTGGTCACGCCAGCTTGGGTCTGCAACCGCGGCTTCGTCAAGACCCGCCGCGCCAAGTGCCTCCGCATCGCCTGTATCGAAAACCATCTCGATCCTGGCCCGATAGCAGACCAGTGTCGTCGGTTGCAGATCGCCCACTTGGTTGGCCTCCCGCAAGGCAGTCAGCACAGATGTCGAAGCGTAGAGTGCCGGAACACTCTTGGGATTGAACCGGCCGCCATAGAATTCTGCTCCGCGTCCCGACATCGGCTCGTGCGCGTAAACCGGATTGAGCGCCCGGTAGAGCTTTCCCGAATAGGTGAACGTCACGGTCAGGCGTAAACGCCGGCGTCGATGTAGCCCAGAACCTCCTCGGCGCGGCCTTTGCGGACGAGCTGCATCGCCGTTTGCCCGGAAAATCCCGACAGCGGTTCAGACCTGTACCAGGCATAGGCCATCAGGGCCGAACCGAAACGCGGCTCGACCTTGTTGACGATCTCTACCATCTCGCGCAGACGTCGTTGTGTCTTGTCCGAGCGCACTCTGTCCTTGCGTTGGATCGCATCCTTTCCGAGGCCGACCGTCCGCGCGATCTCCTCGCTTGTCGTGCGAAGAATACTCGCAATCTTGTTCGGCGCGAAAAGCCCGTGATCCGAATATTGCGCGAGGTCCATGCTATCGCCTTTTCTCTTGCTTCAATTTATGACGTAAAATAGCGGCATTCAAGTGCTCTGGTTGTGAGCTTTCAACAGGATGTCCATTCGGGGCTTTGCGAGGAGACTGAAGTTACCACACTTCAAGCCTGCCCGGAGCACCCGAATGAACATCTACAAGAATGTCCGATTGACGCGGCTGACTCGGGAACGTCATGTTCAGTTGATGCTGAGCGAGCACACGCCGGAAAGCGCCTCACGGTTCGCTGGGGTGTGTCCACGGACTGCTCGAAAATGGCTCACCACTATCAAAATGAAGGCTTGTCCGGCCTCCAAGATCGATCCTCAAAGCCATCGAAACTGCGTCAGCCTACGGACGCTAGGACAGTTGAACGCATTGTCACCCTGCGCCGTCAGCGTCCGACAGGCAAGCACATTGCCCGGGAGACCGGCGTGTCGCCTGCAACCGTTAGCCGAGTCCTCAAGCGTGCGGGACTGTCCCGGCTTAAGGACCTTGTGCCGGCCGCCCCAGTCCAGCGTTATGATGCGCCGCACCCGGCGACATGATCCACCTGGACATCAGGAAGCTCGGGCGCTTCTGGCGGACCGGTCACAGGATTACCGGGGATCGACACGGACAAAGTAACCAGCGGGCCAATGGAACTGCGCTTGGCTGGGAGTATGTTCACGTCGCCATCGACGATTATTCACGGGTGTCCTTCTCCCGCATACTGGCCGATGAGAAGGCCGAAAGCGCCACGGCCTATCTCAAGGCCGTCGTCGCTTACTACCGGACCCTGGGCGTGAAGGTTGTTCGCGTCATGACCGACAACGGCTCGTGCTATAGATCCAAAGCCTTCGCCAGAGCCTGCGAGGACCTCAAGATCAAACACGTGCGCACCAAATCCTATACGCCCAAGACCAACGGCAAGGCAGAGCGCTTCATTCAAACCGCCCTGCGCGAATGGGCTTACGCACGCGCTTATCAAACCTCTGATCAGCGCGCCGAAGACCTGAAATGGTGGACCCATATGTACAATTGGCCCAGGCCACCCGGTGGCATAAAAGACAAATCACCAATCAGTCGACTGGCAATCGATCAGGACAACCTATTGAGGCCCCACAGCGAGTCGCTGGCCGCATGGAGCGCACTCAGTAGGGGTTTATTGGTAGGATAGAGGAACGGCGGGGCTCAACAGGGGTTTGAGCGGGCAGAGAAACGCCGCCTCCGGAACTCTTGGTCGCACAGGACAGCGAGCAGCAGCACGAAAAGGTGTCCAACGGCGAGCGCACCAGCACCGGCTAACATGGCAGGGAAGGCCCAAAGCCGTCCGTCCTGGTAGCCGGTTTGACCGTGCAAATAGAATGCGCCTTGATACTACGAAACCAAGGCGTTCAAAAGCATGGGCTTGCGGCGGGTAAACGGTTCGAAGCCGGTTTTCGTCTCGACCACGGAAGGCAACGCGCCATAGGCCAGAACGGCTGCAAGGTCAATTCCTGTTTGTTCAATAGCTCATTCATGGCGTGTGCCTTTCCTTTTCGTGCGTGATCTGCCCCGTTATCATCCCGCACGTCATAGCGGAAAGATCAGGCCGTAGCATGGCCCGCCGTTATCAGGTTGCGGACAGGTCGCGCTCACCTTCAAGGGTGGACGCTTTGACGGAATGAAAAGCCATGCGCAAACCAAGCGCTTTAGACACTTTCATGATGGTTTCAAGGGTCGGATTACCTTGGCCGGAAAGCGCCTTGTTGAGCCCTTCACGGCTAATCCCGGTATCTCGGGCAAGCTGGCTCATGTTGCGCGCGCGCGCCACGACACCCAAAGCATGGGCGATAACTGACGGGTCGTCATCTTCCATTGCGGCTTCAAGATATGCCTCAACGCGCGTTTCATCCGTCAGGTAGTCGGCGGAGTCATAGCGGGTAAGTTTCTCGGTGGTCATAACTGATCCTTCCATTTCTCGGCCAAAGCCTTCGCGTTCTTAATGTCCCTCGACTGGCTGCCTTTGTCACCGCCGCACAAAAGCAGGATCACGATTGATCCCTTCTGCAGGAAATACACGCGATAGCCGGGGCCATAGGCGATCCGAAGTTCCGACACGCCTTCGCCCACGTGCTTAACGTCGCCCGGATTGCCCATTGCCAAACGGTCCAGCCTGTCCGCGATGCGGGCGACGGCCCGACCATCCTTGAGCCGGGACAACCATTTGTCGAAATCGGCTGTGCGAAGTAGTTTAACCATGATGATAACTATAGTACACAATCCAGCACCTGCCAACTATAGTTATCAGAATATCGACCACTGCAAATCTCCTCGAAAAGGCGACCACGGGCCGCTCATGCACGAACCATCAACGTGGACCAC is part of the uncultured Roseibium sp. genome and encodes:
- a CDS encoding RES family NAD+ phosphorylase, with protein sequence MTFTYSGKLYRALNPVYAHEPMSGRGAEFYGGRFNPKSVPALYASTSVLTALREANQVGDLQPTTLVCYRARIEMVFDTGDAEALGAAGLDEAAVADPSWRDQMRTTGEARTQHFARKLIAAGYNGLLVRSFAKGPGSNDRNLVLWKWAEVGSASLELIDDEDRLR
- a CDS encoding type II toxin-antitoxin system RelE/ParE family toxin, which encodes MVKLLRTADFDKWLSRLKDGRAVARIADRLDRLAMGNPGDVKHVGEGVSELRIAYGPGYRVYFLQKGSIVILLLCGGDKGSQSRDIKNAKALAEKWKDQL
- a CDS encoding addiction module antidote protein, with translation MTTEKLTRYDSADYLTDETRVEAYLEAAMEDDDPSVIAHALGVVARARNMSQLARDTGISREGLNKALSGQGNPTLETIMKVSKALGLRMAFHSVKASTLEGERDLSAT
- a CDS encoding RidA family protein, whose translation is MEDIANMIQRFGQSQRASLAVTYNGTGYFAVTPNAPYDPELSTAEQAVQLLKKADARLAEIGSGKDKLLFVAIILADIGDVADFNEVWDEWVAGIAPPSRACFQSQLANPALKVEMIMVCASEAG
- a CDS encoding FAD-binding oxidoreductase, with the translated sequence MIDRLRQSGEDLGLLTETGDKASYLADGTRREGSEPSIVIRPKTTASVSFALKTCHEFRQPVALQGGLTGLSGGARPRAGEVVLSLERMSALEAVDQEDASVIAEAGVSLQAVQEAADRADLMVGVDIGARGSATIGGAISTNAGGIRVLRYGMFREQVTGVEVVLADGTIVSSMRGLAKDNTGLDLRHLVIGTEGTYGVVTRARLRLHPKPSFSRNALCAVSSADGAMDLLKHMRGALGPTLSAFEGIWPETYEGAATFCGIRPLETGAELYVLLEMQGFGNASNPEALEDALMKACDKGLCSDCVVSQSGRDFDNIWAVREACPEYTFSLGRLRGHDISLPPQRIRKFVEVARREIARIDPGATVHIYGHLGDGNLHFILNSGVPDQVSPAIYRLAAEFGGTISAEHGVGFDKTPYLPLVRSEKEIDLMRRVKQVLDPEGLLNPGRIFS
- a CDS encoding ABC transporter permease, which encodes MGRTIAHLAERKNLWPWLLLLPLAAYLLVFFAIPLAEVVIMSVTEPKPGLANYEKVLTGSLYRKVFLNTFMTAGLVTVCCLLVGYPLAYLMAHSSKRTAALILLLVTMSFWTSFLVRTYAWMVLLGNSGPLIWFLQTIGITDPPQLLFTRFSSTLAMVHILAPYMIMNIYSMMQKIDPSLIKSAESLGARGGSLFRHVYLPLTAPGIANGSILVFVICLGFYVTPVLLGSPREQMAAGLIGHQIEEFLAFGLGSAMAIVLLVITLAILFIYHRRFGLDKLWG
- a CDS encoding ABC transporter permease — translated: MNRFFRWFGIAVVVFIAAPLVIVVPMSFSSASSLQFPPPGYWLGYYHAYFTDMSWLRPTWNSIIIASANTVLTMALVIPATFALVRHRFVGKSVANLMMLMPMAVPHIVMAVGYYSYFGELGLVHSHMGVILAHSCLSVPIAFLVLSANLKGFDRTLERAALSLGATPAKTFIHVTLPILRPGILISALFAFIQSFDETVVAIFISGRNAETLPRKMFDSIRQEADPVIAVISSLLFAIVIAALISPHLVALLRRLFNRAPSAADTA
- a CDS encoding ABC transporter ATP-binding protein, producing MSSYLQLSGINKTFDQFVALDSVDLQIEKGEFVTFLGPSGSGKTTTLMIIAGFEKATRGTVEIGGASLSGLAPHERNIGIVFQNYALFPHKTAEDNVYFPLQMRGVKRAEGLAKAREMLELVGLQGFSHRYPKELSGGQQQRVALARALVFEPSLLLLDEPLGALDKNLREQMQIEIKRIQKQLGVTTIFVTHDQTEAMSMSDRIVVFEKGKIQQAGTPLDIYHRPETTFVAGFIGESNLIPARITDVSAGTATSDVLGVCAYAADDQVDVTAGQNVTLLIRPEHIKLSRKAVEGRKNVSMDVETIVNYGDNALVIGRVGGFSMRVRVLGADVVIIKEGEVCNISWLPESVFVIDR